GTGGGCATCCCTGCCTGCAAGATAGGAGTGCAAGTCGTTGGTGTGCAGCAGGAGCAGCTCGAGGCCCGCCTTTTCCTGCGCATGGCAGGGCAGGGAAACCAGCGAAAAGCCCGTGAGCAGGCTGGCCCACAAAAACAGAGCCAGTGCGGAAAAACGGAATCGCAACAGGAATGCCGCCATGATATTGCCCCCTGATGGAGTGTGCAGCGCGCAAAGGCGTTGATTTGTCGTGCAAAGGTGGTGCTGCGGGGTTTAGAGCCGCTTGCGAATGAAATGAGTTAACTGCTCTGGCAGATGGCCGCGCACAATTCCTGTGTGCAGCGCACCTGAGCAAACACCTGCCCAAGGGCAGCCATGTAGGCGGTCTGCACCTGGGCGGCACTTACGGTTTTGCCGTCGTGCGCAAGGTCGCGGGTGGCGCAGGCGTCGTGGGCAAGATGGCAGGTGAAGCCTAGGTCAAAGGCGGCGCGGGTGGTGGTGTCCACGCACATGTGGGTCATCATGCCCGCTATGGCGATGTTCGTGATGTTCTGCGCCTGGAGCAGGCCGAGCAGGGTAGTGTCACGGAAGGAATTGGGAAAGTGCTTTTCCACCACAGTTTCGCCCGCCAGCGGCGTAACGCTGCCATGAATGAGCGCCCCTGTTGTGCCAGGCAGAAAAAACGTGGCCGTGGGCGCAAGAGAAATATGCTGTACATGAAAAACGGGTTTTCCAGCCTTGCGAAAGGCCTTGAGCAGCAGGGCGACATTGCCGGCTGCGGCCTCGCTGCCGCAAAGCTCCATCTTGCCGCCGGGGAAGTAATCGTTCTGAATATCTATGATTATAAGAGCCTGCATGTGAGGTGCCTCATGCGGATATGCCGCCCGAAAGGTTAGCGCGGAATGCTGGTGCATGAATCTGACCGTGTGCAACCGATAGCAGTCCGCGCTCTGCCGGGTCAAGCACTGCTGCCGCGCGTACTTGACGCTGGCTGGCAAATGATGCCAAGTGACAGAAGGCATTTTGCCTCTCGGTGCAGCCATCCTGCCTGCGCACCCCACCTTATCTTCCGCACACGGCGGGCAGCACGACGGAATACCCATGAATATCGGCGCGTATACGTTTTCGCAATTCCACGGGATTGCAGAGGAATTTCACGGCTGCGCGGCTCCAGGCCTGCTTATCGGCGGCTATATGGTCGAGCTTGCCAAGGGTATGCTGCCCGAAGGAACCCTTTTTGAAGCAGTGGCGGAAACCAGC
The sequence above is a segment of the Desulfovibrio sp. genome. Coding sequences within it:
- a CDS encoding cysteine hydrolase family protein, giving the protein MQALIIIDIQNDYFPGGKMELCGSEAAAGNVALLLKAFRKAGKPVFHVQHISLAPTATFFLPGTTGALIHGSVTPLAGETVVEKHFPNSFRDTTLLGLLQAQNITNIAIAGMMTHMCVDTTTRAAFDLGFTCHLAHDACATRDLAHDGKTVSAAQVQTAYMAALGQVFAQVRCTQELCAAICQSS